From the genome of Zalophus californianus isolate mZalCal1 chromosome 6, mZalCal1.pri.v2, whole genome shotgun sequence, one region includes:
- the LOC113910177 gene encoding cyclin-dependent kinase 2-interacting protein isoform X3: MAANPLGSTTPRKPVLSVSARKIKDNAADWHNLILKWEALNDTGFATANNIANLKTRLWSEDGTELQSSPASGEDVHKTLPEYSKELETLCEELQTTFDALAKIQMKMEKLSSTTKGVCELENYHCGDGRHRPPLFHTWPTAHFYEVSRKLSDMYQKELLLKRTVIEELAHTTDHDLTLSYLSMWLHQPYVETNSKLLLESMLLETGHRAL, encoded by the exons CAAACCCTCTTGGGAGCACAACGCCCAGAAAACCTGTCTTATCTGTCAGTGCAAGAAAAATTAAGGACAATGCAGCTGATTGGCATAATTTAATCTTGAAATGGGAAGCCCTCAACGACACAGGTTTTGCTACTGCAAATAATATTGCCAACCTGAAAACCAGGTTATG GAGCGAAGATGGGACTGAGTTACAGAGCAGCCCGGCTTCCGGGGAAGATGTGCACAAGACGCTTCCGGAATACAGCAAGGAGCTAGAGACGCTGTGTGAGGAGCTGCAGACCACCTTCGATGCTTTG GCCAAAATacagatgaaaatggaaaagCTGTCCTCGACCACCAAGGGGGTTTGTGAGCTGGAGAACTACCATTGTGGGGACGGGAGGCATCGGCCCCCCCTGTTTCACACGTGGCCCACAGCCCATTTCT ATGAGGTTTCCCGCAAGCTGTCTGACATGTACCAGAAGGAGCTTCTTCTGAAACGCACGGTCATTGAAGAGCTAGCGCACACCACAGACCACGACCTCACCCTGAGCTACTTGTCAATGTGGCTGCACCAACCCTACGTGGAGACCAACAGCAAGCTGCTTCTGGAAAGCATGCTGCTCGAAACAGGGCACCGGGCCCTGTGA